Proteins from one Oscillatoria nigro-viridis PCC 7112 genomic window:
- a CDS encoding YybH family protein produces the protein MTMTTETTKTRDEAQIRQIIADTASAICAKDIDRIMAHYAQDVIIFDAIPPFQTKGANEFRRTWEACLPCFPDSFGIEMRDLSLTVSGDLAIAHWLFHFTGMPKDHPGAQMWMRITSACQRKQGRWQIVHEHCSVPFDPETSKAVFTIAP, from the coding sequence ATGACTATGACAACCGAAACCACCAAAACACGAGACGAAGCCCAGATTCGACAAATCATCGCAGATACCGCCAGTGCCATCTGCGCCAAAGACATCGATCGCATCATGGCGCACTACGCCCAAGATGTGATTATTTTCGATGCAATCCCGCCGTTCCAAACCAAAGGTGCAAATGAATTTCGACGGACGTGGGAGGCGTGCCTGCCTTGCTTCCCGGACTCCTTCGGGATTGAGATGCGAGACCTCAGCCTCACCGTGAGCGGTGATTTGGCGATCGCGCACTGGCTTTTTCACTTCACAGGGATGCCAAAAGATCACCCAGGGGCGCAGATGTGGATGCGAATCACCTCTGCGTGCCAGCGGAAACAGGGCAGATGGCAGATTGTGCACGAGCATTGCTCTGTCCCCTTCGATCCAGAAACGTCTAAAGCCGTTTTCACGATCGCACCTTAG
- a CDS encoding YciI family protein, which translates to MKVIVLIKATEDSEAGVMPSEQLLTEMGQYNEALVKAGIMLAGEGLHPSSKGARVTFSGTNRSVIDGPFTETKELIAGFWIWQVESMDEAIAWVKRCPNPMPGESAIEIRPIFTAEDFGESLTPELREQEERIRAGAEQLQRS; encoded by the coding sequence ATGAAAGTCATAGTTTTAATCAAAGCTACCGAAGACTCAGAGGCAGGCGTCATGCCCAGCGAACAGCTTCTGACGGAAATGGGGCAGTACAACGAAGCATTGGTCAAGGCGGGAATTATGCTCGCTGGCGAAGGGCTGCATCCGAGCTCAAAAGGAGCGCGGGTGACGTTTTCAGGCACAAATCGCAGCGTGATTGACGGGCCGTTCACAGAGACAAAAGAACTGATTGCCGGATTCTGGATCTGGCAAGTGGAGTCGATGGACGAAGCGATTGCCTGGGTCAAACGCTGCCCCAACCCGATGCCAGGAGAATCCGCGATCGAAATTCGCCCGATCTTTACAGCAGAGGACTTCGGCGAATCCTTGACGCCCGAACTCCGGGAACAGGAAGAACGCATTCGGGCGGGGGCAGAGCAACTCCAGCGTTCTTGA
- a CDS encoding VOC family protein translates to MQSNIYLFFDGECEAAFKFYEQCLGGKLDGMMTYGDAPVSEEIPSEQRDRIMHANLTVGGMVLMGSDTPPDGFKKPQGFSVNLQFDDRVEAERIFQKLAENGTVKMPFQETFWSTRFGMLVDRFGTPWMINVQPAT, encoded by the coding sequence ATGCAATCGAATATTTATCTCTTTTTTGACGGTGAATGCGAAGCTGCATTTAAATTCTACGAACAGTGTTTAGGTGGCAAACTCGACGGGATGATGACCTATGGGGATGCGCCCGTGTCTGAGGAAATTCCCTCCGAACAGCGCGATCGAATCATGCACGCTAACTTAACTGTTGGTGGAATGGTATTGATGGGTTCTGACACTCCACCCGATGGCTTTAAAAAACCACAGGGATTCTCTGTGAATCTTCAATTTGACGATCGGGTCGAAGCGGAGCGGATATTTCAAAAATTGGCAGAAAACGGAACGGTAAAGATGCCATTCCAAGAGACCTTCTGGTCTACCCGTTTTGGAATGCTTGTCGATCGATTTGGCACACCGTGGATGATTAATGTCCAGCCAGCTACCTAA
- a CDS encoding VOC family protein, translating to MATKIFVNLPVKNLDRSVEFFTKLGFSFNAQFTDETATCMVVSEDIFVMLLTEAKFKEFTPNPICDATKSTEVLVCLSSESREEVDQMIGKAVAAGGTTYNEPKDYGFMYGHGFQDLDGHIWETMFMEPSAVNQG from the coding sequence ATGGCCACTAAAATTTTCGTGAATTTACCCGTCAAAAATCTCGATCGGTCTGTAGAATTTTTTACTAAACTTGGATTCAGTTTTAACGCCCAGTTTACGGACGAAACTGCCACTTGTATGGTTGTGAGCGAAGACATCTTCGTCATGCTTTTGACAGAAGCCAAGTTCAAGGAATTTACACCCAACCCAATTTGCGATGCTACCAAGAGTACAGAAGTGCTGGTGTGCTTGTCTTCCGAGAGCCGAGAAGAAGTGGATCAAATGATTGGCAAGGCAGTTGCTGCTGGCGGAACGACCTACAATGAACCCAAAGACTACGGATTTATGTATGGTCATGGCTTTCAGGATTTAGATGGTCACATTTGGGAAACTATGTTCATGGAACCCAGCGCAGTCAATCAAGGTTAG
- a CDS encoding DUF5615 family PIN-like protein, whose amino-acid sequence MIVAQIGLAQASDEEILRVAQSENRILVTRDRDYGNLVFVRALGTGVIYLRVLPKTVNSIHNELARVIQTYSEEELKGAFVVVEPDGHRFRKPLT is encoded by the coding sequence ATTATTGTTGCTCAAATAGGTCTAGCACAAGCAAGTGATGAAGAAATACTTAGAGTAGCGCAGTCAGAAAATCGCATCCTTGTTACGCGAGACAGAGATTACGGAAATCTTGTTTTTGTTAGGGCGCTCGGAACTGGTGTGATTTACCTTCGAGTCTTACCAAAAACTGTGAACTCTATTCACAACGAACTAGCAAGAGTTATACAAACTTACTCTGAAGAAGAACTAAAAGGGGCATTTGTGGTTGTGGAACCGGATGGACATCGGTTTAGAAAACCACTTACATAA
- a CDS encoding DUF433 domain-containing protein, translating into MDRISVNPQIHFGKPCIALTRITVQSVLELLNEGLSFAEIIQDYYPDLQVEDIRACLQYAIALVAAEDVHLALANS; encoded by the coding sequence ATGGACAGGATCTCCGTCAACCCTCAAATCCACTTTGGTAAGCCTTGCATAGCTCTTACGCGCATTACTGTGCAGAGCGTCCTCGAATTGCTCAATGAAGGACTTTCCTTTGCAGAAATTATCCAAGACTACTATCCAGATTTGCAAGTGGAGGATATTCGGGCCTGCCTACAGTATGCTATTGCACTGGTAGCGGCTGAAGATGTTCATTTGGCATTAGCAAACTCATGA
- a CDS encoding branched-chain amino acid ABC transporter permease, producing MATFFITYGFLIVSMLLGAMLGMSLYLPLMTGQLSLASPGFYALGGYIAAILSTTVFQQTGGLFPLPLLLLEMIIAGIVSGLLGILVGIPALRLSGIYLAIATIAFVEILRVLSLNLDITGGAVGIFGIPQPFATPIEYLWIVLPLLLVSMAIVYRLERIRVGRAFAAIRADELAADAIGINPTFYKVLAFTLGAVLAGVVGAVSAHFLNTWNARQGTFDASIIYLTSVLIGGSRTFLGAVLGGMVFTALPEVLRGMATIQGLPVWLAQFLRDGRLIVFGLLIVLGTIFFPQGLVTPELLKRFKKGDRTSV from the coding sequence ATGGCTACATTTTTTATTACTTACGGGTTTCTAATCGTTTCGATGTTGCTGGGTGCGATGTTGGGAATGTCGCTTTATTTGCCTCTAATGACTGGACAATTGTCTCTGGCTAGCCCTGGTTTTTATGCTTTGGGTGGGTATATTGCGGCGATTTTATCTACGACGGTGTTTCAACAGACAGGGGGTTTATTTCCTCTGCCATTGTTGTTATTAGAGATGATAATTGCAGGGATTGTTTCGGGGTTGCTGGGGATTTTGGTGGGAATTCCGGCGCTGCGGTTGAGTGGGATTTATTTGGCGATCGCAACTATTGCTTTTGTGGAAATTTTGCGGGTTTTATCGCTGAATTTAGATATCACTGGCGGGGCTGTGGGCATTTTTGGGATTCCGCAACCGTTTGCAACGCCGATCGAGTATTTGTGGATTGTACTACCTTTACTGTTGGTAAGTATGGCGATTGTCTATCGGCTGGAACGGATTCGGGTGGGGCGGGCTTTTGCTGCGATCCGCGCTGATGAGTTGGCGGCGGATGCGATCGGCATTAACCCAACTTTTTATAAAGTTTTGGCTTTTACGTTAGGTGCTGTTTTAGCTGGGGTTGTGGGTGCAGTTAGCGCTCATTTTCTGAATACTTGGAACGCCCGTCAAGGTACTTTTGATGCTAGTATTATTTACTTGACTTCTGTGTTGATTGGTGGTAGCAGAACGTTTTTGGGAGCAGTTTTGGGCGGGATGGTTTTTACTGCTTTGCCGGAGGTTTTGAGGGGGATGGCGACTATTCAAGGATTGCCGGTTTGGTTGGCGCAATTTCTGCGGGATGGGCGGTTAATTGTGTTTGGGTTGTTGATTGTTTTGGGGACGATATTTTTTCCGCAAGGGTTGGTGACGCCGGAGTTGTTGAAGAGGTTTAAAAAGGGCGATCGTACTTCTGTTTAA
- a CDS encoding GNAT family N-acetyltransferase has product MEVPLIVSDRLFLRLANQDDICEIIKFYSDNQKFFTPWHRHWAEDFLTESYWQKQVEKDFQGFESDKSLKLWIFDKANPEYILGNVNFDNFVRGAGHFCFLGYNLAEAQQGKGYMSESVRVAIQYVFEELNLHRVMANYMPNNQRSGNLLKRLGFVVEGYARDYLFINGRWEDHIQTSLINRNWKPS; this is encoded by the coding sequence GTGGAAGTTCCATTAATTGTAAGCGATCGCCTTTTTTTGCGATTAGCAAATCAAGACGATATCTGCGAAATTATTAAATTTTACAGTGACAATCAAAAGTTTTTTACTCCCTGGCACCGACATTGGGCGGAGGATTTTTTAACGGAAAGTTATTGGCAAAAACAAGTAGAGAAAGATTTCCAAGGATTTGAGTCTGATAAATCTTTAAAGCTGTGGATTTTTGATAAGGCTAATCCTGAGTATATTCTCGGCAACGTTAACTTTGATAATTTTGTACGAGGTGCCGGTCATTTCTGCTTTTTGGGATATAATCTGGCAGAAGCGCAACAAGGTAAAGGTTATATGAGTGAATCTGTGCGAGTTGCAATTCAATATGTTTTTGAAGAGTTAAATTTACATCGCGTTATGGCAAATTATATGCCTAACAATCAGCGTAGTGGTAATCTACTTAAAAGATTGGGATTTGTGGTGGAAGGTTACGCTAGAGACTATTTGTTCATAAATGGTCGGTGGGAAGACCACATTCAGACTAGCTTGATCAATCGTAATTGGAAACCAAGTTAA
- a CDS encoding branched-chain amino acid ABC transporter permease, with product MDLTLFLQQFLNGLSIGSVYAIFALGYTLVFSILGIINFAHGAVFTLGAYFTYALMGGAFGFNGLWANARIPVDLPFAVALILGSVMAGLVGVIVERIAFLPLRRRHSDSLLTVVSSLGVAVAIANIIQYLVGAEIYTFPANTYGYLPAAINFGTADKPIPIRTVQIVIFLVSVAIVAVLTYLINFTKFGKAMQAVAEDATTSSLLGIDTDRYIVLTFFVSSFLAGLAGSLVGSSVSIAGPYFGIAFGLKGLAVIVLGGLGSIPGAVLGGFIIGLVEAFVPGDFSAYKDAVAFAILFIMLLVRPQGLFGRRLIQKV from the coding sequence ATGGACTTAACTCTGTTTTTGCAACAATTTTTGAATGGTTTGTCGATCGGCAGCGTGTATGCTATTTTTGCCCTGGGATACACGCTGGTATTTTCTATTCTGGGAATTATTAATTTTGCTCACGGTGCAGTATTTACTTTGGGTGCTTATTTCACCTATGCGCTGATGGGAGGTGCTTTCGGTTTTAATGGGTTGTGGGCTAACGCTCGAATTCCTGTGGATTTGCCTTTTGCTGTGGCGTTAATTTTGGGAAGTGTCATGGCTGGTTTGGTAGGAGTAATTGTTGAACGAATTGCTTTTTTGCCTTTGCGCCGCCGACACTCTGATTCTCTGCTGACTGTGGTTTCTAGTTTGGGTGTGGCAGTTGCGATCGCCAATATCATCCAATATCTTGTCGGTGCGGAAATTTACACTTTTCCTGCTAACACTTACGGCTATTTACCTGCTGCAATTAACTTCGGAACAGCGGATAAACCTATTCCGATTCGGACTGTTCAAATAGTAATTTTTTTGGTATCAGTTGCGATTGTGGCTGTCTTAACTTATTTAATAAATTTTACTAAATTTGGCAAAGCAATGCAGGCTGTGGCTGAAGATGCAACAACTTCTAGTTTATTGGGGATTGATACTGATAGGTACATTGTGTTGACGTTTTTTGTGAGCAGTTTTCTGGCTGGTTTGGCGGGGAGTTTGGTGGGTTCTAGTGTGAGTATTGCTGGGCCGTATTTTGGGATTGCTTTTGGTTTAAAGGGTTTGGCGGTGATTGTGCTGGGTGGGTTGGGGAGTATTCCTGGGGCAGTTTTGGGTGGGTTTATAATTGGTTTGGTGGAGGCTTTTGTACCTGGAGATTTTTCGGCTTATAAGGATGCTGTTGCTTTTGCTATATTGTTTATTATGCTATTGGTGAGACCGCAGGGTTTGTTTGGACGGCGCTTGATTCAAAAAGTTTAG
- a CDS encoding ABC transporter substrate-binding protein, which translates to MKKPTARPSGLFITCASLLLACSQTNTPQTSTTASPANSPSPGASPEGSPGGSSKTISIGIGVAQTSNVALLGQEQVAGAKIAEKYFNDKGGVDGTPIKLVFQDTGGDEQGAINAFNTLINQDKVVGIVGPTLSQQAFSADPIADRAKVPVLAPSNTAKGIPQIGDYVTRVSAPVAVVAPNAVKAALKQNPNIKKVAVFFAQNDAFSKSETETFQTTVKDMGLELATVQKFLTTDTDFQSQATNGINVKPDLIIISGLAADGGNLIKQLRELGYKGVIIGGNGLNTSNVFAVCKALCDGVLIAQAYSPEYENEVNKAFRDAYRAQFKKEPPQFSAQAFTGVQVFVESLKAINAKSKVSKKPLVELRTNLNQQLLSGKYDTPLGEISFTPEGEINQKQFYVARIKMEADGNNGKFEFLK; encoded by the coding sequence ATGAAAAAACCTACAGCCCGCCCTAGTGGCTTATTCATTACCTGCGCTTCACTGCTGCTGGCTTGCAGTCAGACGAACACTCCCCAAACCTCTACTACAGCATCTCCGGCGAATTCGCCATCTCCCGGTGCTTCGCCAGAGGGTTCACCTGGGGGGAGTTCCAAAACTATATCTATAGGTATTGGGGTGGCCCAAACTAGCAATGTGGCTTTACTGGGTCAAGAACAGGTGGCTGGGGCGAAAATTGCTGAGAAGTATTTCAACGATAAGGGCGGTGTGGATGGGACGCCGATTAAACTGGTGTTCCAAGATACGGGTGGAGATGAACAAGGGGCGATCAATGCCTTCAATACTCTGATCAATCAGGATAAGGTGGTGGGTATTGTGGGCCCTACTCTCTCGCAGCAGGCTTTTAGTGCCGATCCGATCGCCGATCGAGCAAAAGTTCCCGTACTCGCACCCTCCAACACCGCTAAAGGCATTCCCCAGATTGGCGATTATGTGACCAGAGTCTCCGCGCCTGTCGCCGTAGTAGCACCTAATGCGGTGAAAGCTGCACTGAAGCAAAACCCCAATATTAAGAAAGTAGCAGTGTTCTTTGCTCAGAATGATGCTTTTAGCAAATCTGAGACTGAAACTTTTCAGACAACGGTTAAAGATATGGGGCTGGAATTGGCAACAGTCCAAAAATTCTTGACTACTGATACAGATTTCCAATCTCAAGCCACTAATGGGATAAATGTCAAGCCTGATTTAATCATTATTTCTGGGTTGGCCGCAGATGGAGGCAATTTAATTAAGCAGTTGCGGGAGTTGGGATACAAAGGCGTTATCATTGGGGGCAACGGTCTGAATACTTCTAATGTGTTTGCAGTTTGTAAAGCACTTTGTGATGGAGTTTTGATTGCCCAAGCCTACAGCCCGGAATATGAAAATGAAGTTAATAAGGCTTTTCGCGATGCTTATCGCGCTCAATTTAAGAAGGAACCACCTCAATTTAGCGCTCAAGCTTTTACTGGCGTACAAGTTTTTGTTGAGTCATTAAAGGCAATTAATGCTAAGTCGAAGGTTAGCAAAAAGCCTTTGGTAGAATTGCGTACAAATTTGAATCAGCAGTTGTTGAGTGGAAAGTACGATACTCCTTTGGGGGAAATTTCTTTTACGCCTGAAGGTGAGATTAATCAGAAACAGTTTTATGTGGCACGGATTAAGATGGAGGCGGATGGCAATAATGGTAAGTTTGAGTTTTTGAAATGA